The proteins below come from a single Micromonas commoda chromosome 8, complete sequence genomic window:
- a CDS encoding predicted protein gives MDAKNLTLGIKGQKPYIDNEPLTATCYEDDSTWEIDTFPGKGRCVRVTLRKCVPDSWEFLLKRDNKPPDLTFTSKCFFDISAGGEALGRVVFGLYGNVTPKTCENFRALCTGEKGEGKMGKPLHYKGSSFHRVIPNFMCQGGDFTAGNGTGGESIYGEKFADENFRVKHTKPGLLSMANAGPGTNGSQFFITVTETPHLDGKHVVFGEVCEGYEEVVKKCEELGSGGGKTEKEIVIDDCGEL, from the coding sequence ATGGATGCGAAGAATCTGACGCTCGGCATCAAGGGCCAGAAGCCCTACATCGATAACGAACCGCTCACCGCGACGTGCTACGAGGACGACAGCACGTGGGAGATCGACACCTTCCCGGGTAAAGGCCGATGCGTGCGCGTGACCCTTCGCAAGTGCGTGCCGGACTCCTGGGAGTTTCTTCTCAAGCGGGACAACAAGCCCCCGGACCTGACGTTCACCTCCAAGTGCTTCTTCGACATCTCGGCCGGTGGCGAGGCCCTCGGGCGCGTGGTCTTCGGGCTGTACGGCAACGTCACGCCCAAGACGTGCGAGAACTTCAGGGCGCTGTGCACCGGCGAGAAGGGCGAGGGCAAGATGGGCAAGCCCCTCCACTACAAGGGCTCCTCCTTCCACCGCGTCATCCCCAACTTCATGTGCCAGGGCGGCGACTTCACCGCCGGcaacggcaccggcggcgagtccATTTACGGCGAGAAgttcgcggacgagaacTTCAGGGTCAAGCACACCAAGCCCGGCTTACTGTCCATGGCCAACGCGGGACCGGGGACGAACGGATCGCAGTTTTTCATCACCGTCACGGAGACGCCGCACCTCGACGGCAAGCACGTGGTGTTCGGCGAGGTTTGCGAGGGGTACGAGGAGGTGGTGAAGAAGTGCGAGGAACTCGGTTCGGGTGGGGGCAAGACGGAGAAGGAGATCGTGATCGACGACTGCGGCGAGCTGTGA
- a CDS encoding predicted protein, with protein MAESPATALRRYQTDLRKLVRGGFNRYADAKKCWVVWTDDARNALTDAANGAIVGDVGASNPLPERLSSIPGLERALRARRRESSAGQLRELKAVHAAGCAAVFDAIGQCERVVEEARTRVEAWSNQSEGAGDDRDRREGHPLFGSLRAGDMIDLLSAAIGMIRRDCEAKAALLEETIRALEESDPALAALRAKVATSRDDGNDDGSDGEERLALSREALTTIVATWILSPYVNKEVLAEIDAVAALEMRD; from the coding sequence atggcggagagcccggcgacggcgctgcggAGGTACCAGACGGACCTCCGCaagctcgtccgcggcgggttcaACCGCTACGCGGACGCCAAGAAGTGCTGGGTGGTGTGGACGGACGACGCCAGGaacgcgctcaccgacgccgccaacggcgccatcgtcggcgacgtcggcgcgtccaATCCCCTGCCCGAACGACTCTCCTCCATCCCGGGCCTGGAGCGGGCGCTGCGGGCGCGCAGACGGGAGAGCTCGGCCGGGCAGCTGagggagctcaaggcggtgcacgcggcgggatgcgcggcggtgttcgacgccatcgggCAGTGCGAACGAgtcgtggaggaggcgaggacgcgggtcGAGGCGTGGTCCAATCAATCTGAGggtgccggcgacgaccgcgaccgacgcgaggggcATCCCCTGTTCGGAtcgctccgcgcgggggacaTGATCGATctgctctccgccgcgatcggcaTGATACGTCGCGACtgcgaggccaaggcggcgctgctggagGAGACGATAcgggcgctggaggagagCGACCCGGCGTTAGCGGCGCTGAGGGCGAAGGTTGCGACGAGTCGCGACGACGGTAACGATGACGGGtccgacggggaggagaGGCTGGCGCTgagccgcgaggcgctcacGACGATCGTGGCGACGTGGATCCTGTCACCGTACGTGAAcaaggaggtgctcgcggagatcgatgcggtcgcggcgctcgagatgAGGGATTGA
- a CDS encoding predicted protein has translation MGHPAPDPVVLRGHGADVQSVSFAVVDGVPCVLSGDGNGDVVAWDVRARRPLWRLPAHTPFSGALHAELAPGSSARVLTQGRDGTLKCWRTSGGGDGGDPPTPPRAPPSWTLSSGSYHYCKFATRQSAGDDGTGALVAVAGETQSALDVCEMPSLSDDDDDDADADADTPRMGAPRRIASLIAAADREHASAPSRVSPQNPSSSESRDRLGVVMAVAFLPTRGGRVALLAAHEEGTVCLWHLGDRRACDEPTNERIDEPLWRTRAHGDAATCLAADERGDGFVSGGADGACVRFRVAWGDDDVASGDGTQVGTQVGTQVGTRVTVETVRTHGPFAPRNPNVDAAGDVRALRGVAAVAVRDDQKIFAAGYWDGRVRLFEYGARSLGRKLASLGYHEHAATCVAFAPTHSLRGVLWAGHAGWLASGSRDGTVAMWAVYPPKETPAKGGEGDGDDG, from the exons ATGGggcaccccgcgcccgatccCGTGGTGCtccgcgggcacggcgcggaTGTTCAGAGCGTGTCCttcgcggtggtggacggcGTGCCGTGCGTCCTCTCCGG AGACGGCAACGGCGACGTGGTGGCGTGGGAcgtgcgcgcgaggcgcccgcTGTGGCGCCTACCCGCGCACACGCCATtctccggcgcgctccacgcggaactcgcgccgggctcgtccgcgcgcgtgctcacgcaagggcgcgacggcaccctcaAGTGCTGGCGaacctccggcggcggcgacggcggcgatccgccgacgcccccgcgcgccccgccgagcTGGACCCTATCCTCCGGATCCTACCACTACTGCAAGTTCGCGACGAGGCAGTcggccggggacgacgggacgggagcgctcgtcgccgtcgccggagagaCGCAGTCCGCCCTGGACGTCTGCGAGATGCCGTCGCTcagcgatgacgacgatgacgacgcggatgcgGATGCGGACACCCCGCGGATGggtgccccgcggcggatcgcgtctctcatcgccgccgcggaccgcgaacacgcgtccgcgccatCCCGCGTCTCACCGCAAaatccgtcgtcgtcggaatccCGCGACaggctcggcgtcgtcatggccgtcgcgttcctcccgacgcgcggcggacgcgtcgccctcctcgccgcgcacgaggagGGAACCGTGTGCCTCTGGCATCTcggcgaccgacgcgcgtGTGATGAGCCAACAAACGAGCGGATCGATGAGCCGCTgtggcgaacgcgggcgcacggcgacgcggcgacgtgtttggcggcggacgagagaggcgacgggttcgtctcggggggcgcggacggcgcgtgcgttcgattccgcgtcgcgtggggcgacgacgacgtggctagcggcgacggcacccaAGTGGGCACCCAAGTGGGCACCCAAGTGGGCACCCGGGTGACGGTCGAGACGGTTCGTACCCACGGTCCGTTTGCTCCGAGAAATCCaaacgtcgacgccgccggtgacgtccgcgcgctcagaggcgtcgccgccgtcgccgtccgcgacgaccaaaagatcttcgccgccgggtaCTGGGACGGTCGCGTGCGACTGTTCGAGTACGGCGCGAGGTCTTTAGGGCGTAAATTGGCGAGTCTCGGGTACCacgagcacgcggcgacgtgcgtaGCTTTCGCTCCGACTCATTCACTGAGGGGAGTTTTATGGGCGGGGCACGCGGGTTGGTTGGCGTCGGGGAGCAGGGACGGGACCGTGGCGATGTGGGCGGTGTACCCGCCGAAGgagacgccggcgaaggggggcgagggagacggagacgacgggtGA
- a CDS encoding predicted protein, whose product MSAASRACRAAPALLRLASSSHEPRRARIVARAAKGAAKRDASSGLLSGVHPESIAAVSAIAERAQAASDRWGTEVTEFLDPALAADARVVIDRMADCEARPWGGYDRAERVRLVIGRREVLDGDGDDSFAALTDATNGCVALLQVSGNFMFDAADHRDFLGAALGAGIERDRLGDILVQGERGAQILATRPMAAFLSSAMTSVRKVPVATSIAPLTDLRVPPPRVDTFASVEKSMRLDAVASAGFRMSRSKMSDLIAAGAVKVNWREGAKPKTECKSGDVISLRGKGRVEVGEVTTTKKGSFNVQLTRYL is encoded by the coding sequence atgtcggccgcgtcgagggcgtgccgcgcggctcccgcgctgctccgcctcGCATCCTCGTCCCACGAACCCCGACGAGcccgcatcgtcgcgcgcgccgccaagggcgccgccaagcgcgacgcctcctccggccTGCTCTCGGGCGTCCACCCCGAGTcaatcgccgcggtgagcgccatcgcggagcgcgcgcaggcggcgagcgaccgATGGGGGACCGAGGTGACCGAGTTCCTCgacccggcgctcgccgcggacgcgcgcgtggtgaTAGACCGCATGGCGGACTGCGAGGCGCGGCCGTGGGGGGGCtacgaccgcgccgagcgcgtgaGGTTGGTCattggacgacgcgaagtgctcgacggcgacggcgacgactcgttcgcggcgctcaccgacgccacGAACGGATGCGTCGCGCTGCTCCAGGTCAGCGGCAACTTCAtgttcgacgccgcggatcaCAGGGACtttctcggcgccgcgttgggCGCGGGCATCGAGCGCGACAGGCTGGGCGACATCCTGGTGCAGGGCGAGCGGGGCGCGCAgatcctcgcgacgcggcccaTGGCAGCTTTTctctcctccgcgatgaCGAGCGTCCGCAAGGTGCCCGTCGCCACTTCGATCGCGCCGCTGACGGACCTGAGGGTTCCACCGCCCAGGGTCGACACCTTCGCCAGCGTGGAGAAGAGCATGCggctggacgcggtggcaTCCGCTGGGTTTCGCATGTCGAGGAGCAAGATGAGCGATttgatcgcggcgggcgcggtcaaGGTGAACTGGAGGGAGGGCGCCAAGCCCAAGACGGAGTGCAAGAGCGGGGACGTGATCTCGTTGCGGGGTAAGGGGCGGGTCGAGGTCGGGgaggtgacgacgacgaagaaaGGGAGCTTCAACGTTCAGCTCACGAGGTACCTGTAG
- a CDS encoding predicted protein, translating into MSAPGGASCLSFGRRAPPPAAAAPAGDRDPPRPSPSLAASSASSCADGAPKPRTAGLEADDDKRADGNGDDAELREILALAGIKLDDEPRDLFAPDVLRRVGEDAAAPVDPRVASAVDALHRRCFPEGEDGAPPSWWRPGWGDDVFPPNDPPSSVDPANGEETAGETNGTRDGTRVPFEDDDPADDWHKRVGAALRDLAALNDSHRAEPSASPPASASPQASTATGRDLDRMLGACKVVLAWYAGVLDEGHSCVPTPPLGTHVIRRRSIGDTDDLDDAHRAHMANLASTWKPGDPQPFSPGLPTSLYIQDQCSYHYDRVRTADHFLDGTKQRVRASVKVVIAPRVTSGGATNVVVDLSNAPPPMPPPRPRVGLQPKSFFDDPSDPDWCRDCVCFVELGGASGHPDFLRRLRGKGANPSVQESGTETEVYEFTPPGVLVGDFLRGPDDCQAVPWGRCTVECKSTGLRATLDCGVGEAEYIRVGAVSGAIKRDGTNVAMVLGNLRGVGFHVARLDSPPGTDAPPPTVAEVIPPDPTKAGEIPRGFRGLYVPGGYANRRLWHACADAARRNVDWDVEHEGDVDQRIHAYALFQMKQHWQRLEAAKVPLFLSTGIKGREMRYEFACVVADSPGPDQEPPLPRFWEDRKAPPLVDPEPDGLFNHPAAAPKG; encoded by the exons ATGTccgccccgggcggcgcgtcgtgccTGTCCTtcggccgtcgcgctcccccccccgccgccgccgctcccgcgggCGACCGCGATCCGCCTCGACCGTCCCcatccctcgccgcctcctccgcctcctcctgcgcggACGGGGCTCCCAAACCGCGGACGGCCGGCCTCGAagcggacgacgacaagaGGGCGGACgggaacggcgacgacgccgagcttcgcgagatcctcgcgctcgcgggcatcAAACTCGACGACGAACCGAGGGACCTGTTCGCCCCCGATGtcctccggcgcgtcggagaggacgccgccgcgccggtggacccgcgcgtcgcctccgcggtcgacgccctccacCGGCGTTGCTTCCCCGAGGGCGAAGAcggggcgccgccctcgtggTGGCGACCGGggtggggcgacgacgtcttccCGCCGAACGACCCGCCGAGCTCCGTCGATcccgcgaacggcgaggaGACGGCCGGCGAGACGAACGGAACGCGAGACGGAACACGCGTGCCcttcgaggacgacgacccggcggaCGACTGGCAcaagcgcgtcggcgcagcGTTGCGCGACCTGGCCGCCCTCAACGACTCCCACCGAGCCGAACCCTCCGCCTCtccccccgcctccgcctcacCCCAagcctccaccgccacgGGGCGCGACCTGGACCGGATGCTCGGCGCGTGCAAGGTGGTCCTCGCGTGGTACgctggcgtcctcgacgaaggacacagctgtgtgccgacgccgccgctgggcACGCACGTCATACGCCGGCGATCCATCGGAGACACCGACGATttggacgacgcgcacagAGCCCACATGGCGAAcctggcgtcgacgtggaaACCCGGCGATCCGCAACCCTTCTCCCCGGGTTTGCCCACGTCGCTGTACATCCAGGACCAGTGCTCGTACCACTACGACCGTGTTCGAACCGCGGATCACTTCCTCGACG GGACGAAGCAGCGGGTGCGAGCCAGCGTGAAGGTtgtcatcgcgccgcgggtgacgtcGGGTGGGGCGACGAACGTGGTGGTGGACCTGTcaaacgcgccgccgccgatgccgccgccgcgccctcgcgtggGCCTCCAGCCCAAGTCGTTCTTCGACGATCCGAGCGATCCGGACTGGTGCAGGGATTGCGTGTGCTTCGTCGAActgggcggcgcgtccgggcACCCCGATTTCCTCAGGCGTCTCAGGGGCAAGGGCGCCAACCCGAGCGTTCAGGAGTCGGGAACGGAGACGGAAGTGTACGAGTTCACCCCCCCCGGCGTGCTGGTCGGGGATTTCCTGAGGGGACCCGACGACTGCCAAGCGGTGCCGTGGGGCCGATGTACAGTCGAGTGCAAGTCCACCGGTttgcgcgcgacgctcgactGCGGCGTCGGGGAGGCCGAGTACATCCGCGTGGGCGCCGTGTCCGGGGCGATCAAACGGGACGGAACCAACGTCGCGATGGTCCTCGGCAACCTTCGAGGCGTGGGCTTCCACGTGGCGCGTCTCGATTCGCCCCCCGGTACCGACGCGCCCCCCccgaccgtcgccgaggtgatTCCACCCGACCCGACCAAGGCTGGCGAGATCCCGCGGGGTTTCCGCGGGCTCTACGTCCCGGGAGGGTACGCCAACCGAAGGCTGTGGCACGcgtgcgccgacgccgccaggCGTAACGTGGACTGGGACGTGGAGCACGAGGGCGATGTGGACCAACGCATTCACGCGTACGCTTTGTTTCAGATGAAGCAGCACTGGCAgaggctcgaggcggcgaaggtgcCGCTGTTTTTGAGTACCGGGATCAAGGGACGGGAGATGCGGTACGAGttcgcgtgcgtcgtggcGGACTCGCCGGGGCCCGATCAGGagccgccgctgccgaggTTTTGGGAGGACAggaaggcgccgccgctggtgGACCCGGAGCCCGACGGACTCTTCAatcaccccgccgccgcacccaAAGGGTGA
- a CDS encoding predicted protein → MAAPVAVAALARVPIPSRPSAGHLRGFDDDKCGAPPRVGRARCALTRARLAPLSRRPNARAAAAAAAARATESSDAPRDDGADGAPVDGTPLAPRFLDIAGDADAVRAGVDALSAKEIKDELKHFGVAIAGKKDQIVERLVECYSLTVRALHPDPPTPSTQTLPAAGEDVVAAMRTRTMSKVKAVSEERAAAAARRDARRARVGVYEQVSDKTAKKLAATRRRAVAGAQGARASGVTNGRRSRAAKLADIADVALDPDVLGDVGVGLGVDAADDSARENARYSMANPREDATRKTKLNVARRDLDRQADFQGAMNDVGWYMCEVPEGREQQAADKIDAIARTEKTEGEPITTWVPRVPNDDFCVARSDAEGKTRIDLLRSVPPAGDGPGDETLPFPGYVLVHMKLSQTTLNSLEEIYGVKGFASSGVTKYGSTRRQTGERPRPVPAMQLETMMKMCDVRVVSDAEHAKITEALKRRREAEEKAAAMGTIPAADDGDVQTHKSADPTADSNAEPIVGEEAMALRDAAIRPGAATATGAGAASIEVVAGPFKGFKGYVTSADKPRGDGAVDAKLVIFGRETDVTLEAGEFETL, encoded by the exons ATGGCAGcgccggtcgccgtcgcggccctGGCGCGCGTGCCAATCCCAtcgcggccgtcggcgggaCACCTCCGAGGCTTCGACGACGATAAATGCggggcgcccccgcgcgtggGACGGGCTCGCTGTGCGCtcacgcgcgctcgcctcgcgccgctctcgcgtCGGCCaaacgcccgcgccgccgccgccgccgccgccgcccgggcgaccgagtcgtcggacgcgcctcgcgacgacggagcggACGGGGCGCCGGTGGATGGGACGCCTCTCGCGCCGAGGTTCCTCGacatcgccggcgacgccgacgcggtgcgcgcgggggtggatgCGCTGTCGGCCAAGGAGATCAAGGACGAGCTCAAGCATTTCGGCGTGGCCATCGCGGGGAAGAAGGACCAGATCGTGGAACGACTCGTGGAGTGTTACTCCCTGACGGTGCGCGCGCTTCACCCCGACCCGCCAACGCCGTCGACGCAAACCCTGCCC gccgccggggaggacgtcgtcgccgcgatgcgaaCGCGAACGATGAGTAAGGTGAAGGCCGTctccgaggagcgcgcggcggcggcggcgcgacgcgacgccagACGCGCGAGAGTCGGCGTCTACGAGCAAGTCTCCGATAAGACGGcgaagaagctcgcggcgacgaggcgaagggccgtcgcgggcgcgcagggcgccAGGGCGTCGGGGGTTACCAACGGCCGtcgctcgagggcggcgaagctcgcggacatcgcggacgtcgcgctcgacccggacgtcctcggcgacgtcggcgtcggtttgggcgtcgacgccgccgacgattcGGCGAGGGAAAACGCGAGGTACTCGATGGCCaacccgcgcgaggacgcgacgcgtaAGACGAAGCTCAACGTCGCCAGGCGCGATCTGGACCGGCAGGCGGACTTCCAGGGCGCGATGAACGACGTGGGGTGGTACATGTGCGAGGTGCCGGAGGGGCGCGAGCAACAGGCGGCGGACAagatcgacgccatcgccaggACGGAAAAGACGGAGGGCGAACCGATCACGACGTGGgtcccgcgggtgccgaaCGATGATTTCTGCGTCGCTcggagcgacgcggagggcaAGACGCGGATCGATTTGCTCCGATCGGTGCCTCCCGCGGGGGATGGTCCCGGCGACGAGACCCTGCCGTTCCCCGGGTACGTGTTGGTGCACATGAAGCTGTCGCAGACGACGCTCAACTCGCTCGAGGAGATTTACGGCGTCAAAGGGTTCGCGAGCAGCGGGGTGACCAAGTACGGCAGCACCCGGCGTCAGACGGGGGAACGACCGAGACCGGTGCCGGCGATGCAGCTGGAGACGATGATGAAGATgtgcgacgtccgcgtcgtcagCGACGCGGAGCACGCGAAGATTACGGAGGCGCTCAAGCGGCGAagagaggcggaggagaaggcggcggcgatggggacgatccccgccgcggacgatggGGACGTCCAGACGCACAAGAGCGCGGATCCCACGGCAGATTCAAACGCAGAGCCCATCGTTGGtgaggaggcgatggcgctgagggacgccgccatccgcccgggagcggcgacggcgaccggggcgggcgcggcgtccatcgaggTTGTCGCGGGTCCGTTCAAGGGGTTCAAGGGTTACGTCACGTCGGCTGATAAaccgcgcggggacggcgcggtggacgccaagCTGGTGATATTCGGACGCGAGACGGACGTCACGCTGGAAGCCGGCGAGTTCGAGACGCTGTGA
- a CDS encoding predicted protein, which produces MKVMRDLPRAFGMSPPRVRLQTPGTPDHSSEQWRDEATALPPRPFDGVPPADHPASLGFDLLFDTIDDQTPNESGPMPMLLEEDSGTSSSDDGHDVHAQYVRHLRNLTKHATDAEADTYKRLAAACAAVGPGEVGDFAHADALRAAFNAVDVTDAATNAPPTKPAKKSSKKSSEKSEKSGGFTGGDGASSSSDAFVATTPGAAGHAALLNLRHSFLWVKTDQNEAGTKDDDGAGTKDDAPVDDDDNRPRASATATPMKRDVATETGVMVMEPYLRAHFVISRPTERYQRLLDTLPPHFVGAHERLARLVDFMSEQMLASFKERGMPVPPWRQNKSILSKWFLPTAKSISQPNTPAGSPPMSKGRSTGRRASVNFDVVGGRGVFFGVGYGTQELPYESSRGVEGKVAMGSLSSSVRLLRDAMMA; this is translated from the exons ATGAAGGTGATGCGAGACTTACCGAGAGCGTTCGGCATGAGCCCCCCGAGGGTTCGGCTGCAGACGCCCGGCACTCCGGATCATTCGAGCGAGCAgtggcgcgacgaggcgaccgccctcccgccgcggccattCGACGGTGTGCCTCCCGCCGACCACCCCGCTTCGCTCGGTTTCGATCTGCTCTTCGACACCATCGACGACCAGACTCCGAACGAGAGCGGGCCGATGCCGATGCTACTGGAGGAGGACTCGGGGacatcctcctccgacgacggccaCGATGTGCACGCCCAATACGTCAG GCACCTGCGCAACCTGACCAAacacgcgacggacgccgaggccgacacCTAtaagcgcctcgccgccgcgtgcgccgccgtcggacccggcgaggttggcgatttcgcccacgccgacgccctccgcgccgccttcaACGCCGTCGACGTAACCGATGCCGCAACCAACGCGCCACCAACCAAGCCCGCGAAGAAGTCCTCGAAGAAGTCCTCCGAGAAGTCCGAGAAGAGCGGCGGGTTcacgggcggcgacggcgcgtcgtcgtcgtccgacgcgttcgtggcgaccacccccggcgcggcgggccacgccgcgctgctcaaCCTGAGGCACTCGTTCCTATGGGTCAAGACGGACCAAAATGAGGCTGGAACGAAGGATGACGATGGGGCTGGAACGAAGGATGAtgcgcccgtcgacgacgacgacaaccgcccccgcgcgtccgccacggcgacgcccatgaagcgcgacgtcgcgacggagaccGGCGTGATGGTCATGGAGCCCTACCTCCGCGCGCACTTTGTCATCTCGCGACCCACCGAGCGGTACCAGCGGCTGTTGGACACCCTGCCGCCGCacttcgtcggcgcgcacgagcgaCTGGCGCGGCTGGTGGACTTCATGTCCGAGCAGATGCTCGCGAGCTTCAAGGAGCGCGGGATGCCGGTGCCGCCGTGGAGGCAGAACAAGAGCATCCTGTCCAAGTGGTTCCTGCCCACGGCCAAGTCGATTTCGCAGCCCAACACGcccgcggggtcgccgccgatgtcaAAGGGGCGATCCACCGGCCGGCGGGCCAgcgtcaacttcgacgtcgtcgggggaCGCGGGGTTTTCTTCGGGGTTGGGTACGGGACGCAGGAGCTCCCGTATGAATCATCGCGGGGGGTCGAAGGTAAGGTGGCGATGGGATCGCTGTCCTCTTCCGTGCGCCTGCTGCGAGACGCAATGATGGCGTGA
- a CDS encoding predicted protein, translating to MPNPSVVLATAGYDHTVRFWEATRGVCYRTLQYADSQVNKLEITPDKRYLAAAGNPHIRLFEVNTQNLQPVTSYDGHQGNVTAVGFERDGRWMYSGSDDGTVKIWDLRAGGYQREYESRGAVTCCVLHPNGTELISGDQNGNVRVWDLTQNACSCELVPEVGTAVRSVSIAGDGSLVVAANSSGTCYVWKLQRGAKTTAHFEPLHKLQAHNAYVLKCLLSPDCRLLATTSSDKTVKLWNLDGFKLERTLEGHQRWVWDCVFSVDAAYLVTASSDTSARLWDCASGEAIRIYSGHHKAAVCCALNDSAVDA from the coding sequence ATGCCGAACCCTTCCGTGgtgctggcgacggcgggttaCGACCACACGGTCCGGTTCTGGGAGgccacccgcggcgtctGCTACCGCACGCTGCAGTACGCGGACTCGCAGGTGAACAAGCTGGAGATCACCCCCGACAAGCGctacctcgccgcggcgggtaaTCCGCACATCCGGCTCTTCGAGGTCAACACGCAGAACCTGCAGCCGGTCACCTCGTACGACGGGCACCAGGGCaacgtcaccgcggtgggGTTCGAACGCGACGGCCGGTGGATGTACAGCGgcagcgacgacggcacGGTGAAGATATGGGACCTTCGCGCGGGTGGCTACCAGCGCGAGTACGAGAGCCGAggcgcggtgacgtgctGCGTCCTCCACCCCAACGGCACCGAGCTCATCAGCGGCGACCAGAACGGCAACGTGCGGGTCTGGGACCTCACGCAGAACGCGTGCTCGTGCGAGCTCGTCCCGGAGGTTGGCACCGCGGTGCGGAGCGTGAGCATCGCGGGGGACGGATCGTTAGTCGTCGCTGCGAATTCTTCGGGGACGTGTTACGTGTGGAAGCTGCAGCGGGGCGCCAAGACCACCGCGCACTTCGAGCCCCTTCACAAGCTTCAGGCGCACAACGCGTACGTCCTCAAGTGCCTCCTGTCTCCCGACTGCCGTCTGTTggccacgacgtcgagcgaTAAGACGGTCAAGCTGTGGAACCTCGACGGGTTCAAGTTGGAGCGGACGCTGGAGGGGCACCAGCGGTGGGTGTGGGACTGCGTCTtctcggtggacgcggcgtacTTGGTCACGGCGAGTTCGgacacgagcgcgaggctgtgGGAttgcgcgagcggcgaggcgatCAGGATATACAGCGGGCACCACAAGGCGGCGGTGTGCTGCGCGCTGAACGactcggcggtggacgcgtga
- a CDS encoding predicted protein, producing MPAIWRPNVSGPLPDVDVEVGVAEGAPSKGTKRKRAHSTKGPCEHGVKYRSQCKVCSACPHGRERSYCKECGGGAFCEHGRQRYRCKECGGSQICEHGRERSKCKQCRAAKAKRSL from the coding sequence ATGCCAGCGATTTGGCGGCCGAACGTGAGTGGGCCGCTCCCGGATgtggacgtcgaggtgggggtggcggagggcgcgccgagcaaggggacgaagcggaagagagcccATAGCACgaaggggccatgcgagcacggggtgaagtacCGGTCGCAatgcaaggtgtgcagcgcttgtccgcacggtcgtgagcgctcttactgcaaggagtgcggtgggggcgcattctgcgagcacggtcgtcagcgttatcggtgcaaggagtgcggtgggtctcaaatctgcgagcacggccgtgagcgctctaagtgcaagcAGTGTCGCGCGGCAAAGGCCAAACGGAGTTTATAG